The following proteins come from a genomic window of Cuculus canorus isolate bCucCan1 chromosome 29, bCucCan1.pri, whole genome shotgun sequence:
- the SLC39A5 gene encoding zinc transporter ZIP5 — MGLLAGVLGLLALGATAAAGAAVQEQGYYVQQLFGLYGANGTLPFEGLARLLGSLGLGRVQVVQIQHDELGHGHVSHLDLLEVQEEKHRHRHPLWEHSGDPAPGTPTPDAAPSPPNRARTKPAPTKPPSAGAPQKHLTLLGTVLGLDHSGTDHLHDDCLNVTQLLGNFGLEAVAQLTPEQFTLLCPALLYQIDSRVCIQHSDEVTLPPPGGALWPALGWGLLAVALVSLPSALAVALVPLLSRGFFRSLLAFLVALAVGTLCGDALLHLWPHVGASASAGRRGTGVTEPEAAVLQGLAVLGGIYLLFLVELLLGMLRRSWDATGRCPTDPSGVAAGAPAPSQGGAELRRLTAPEPEVEVRAHGQSHGHSQSHGHSHGPTLPPNPRATDIVWMVVLGDGIHNLSDGVAIGAAFSHSLSSGLSTALAVLCHELPHELGDLAVLLRAGTAPRTILLLNALSALLSCLGAAAGAAVGQSAAHLTPWILTITAGIFLYVALADMLSEALRSTEGPGEGTWSRFFLQNTGFLLGSGIMVAIALAEGHVRAWLQP, encoded by the exons ATGGGGCTCCTGGCGGGCGTGCTGGGGCTGTTGGCTCTGGGGGCgacggcggcggcgggggcggccgTGCAGGAGCAGGGCTATTACGTGCAGCAGCTCTTCGGGCTGTACGGCGCCAACGGGACGCTGCCCTTCGAGGGGTTGGCGCGGCTGCTGGGCAGCCTGGGGCTCGGCCGCGTGCAGGTGGTGCAGATCCAGCACGACGAGCTGGGCCACGGCCACGTCAGCCacctcgacctgctggaggtgcaggaggagaagcaccggcaccggcacccGCTCTGGGAGCACAGCGGGGACCCGGCACCCGGCACCCCGACACCCGACGCTGCCCCCAG CCCCCCGAACCGAGCCAGAACGAAGCCGGCACCCACCAAGCCCCCCAGTGCGGGGGCCCCCCAAAAACATCTGACCCTGCTGGGGACGGTGCTGGGTTTGGACCACTCCGGCACCGACCATTTGCACGATGAT TGCCTCAATGTCACCCAACTCCTGGGGAATTTCGGGCTGGAGGCGGTGGCCCAGCTGACGCCCGAGCAGTTCACCCTCCTCTGCCCGGCCCTTCTCTACCAGATCGACAGCCGTGTCTGCATCCAGCACAGCGATGAGGTGACGCTGCCTCCCCCGGGGGGGGCCCTGTGGCCAG CGCTGGGTTGGGGGCTCCTGGCCGTCGCCCTCGTCAGCCTGCCCTCCGCCCTGGCCGTCGCCCTCGTCCCGCTGCTGAGCCGCGGCTTCTTCCGCTCGCTCTTGGCCTTCCTGGTGGCCCTGGCCGTGGGGACACTCTGCGGGGACGCCCTGCTCCATCTCTGGCCCCACGTAGGTGCCTCCGCCTCGGCGGGACGGAGGGGAACTGGGGTGACTGAG CCGGAGGCCGCGGTGCTGCAGGGGCTGGCGGTGCTGGGGGGCATCTACCTGCTCTTCttggtggagctgctgctggggatgTTGCGGCGCAGCTGGGACGCCACG GGAcgctgccccacagacccctcCGGTGTGGCCGCGGGGGCTCCGGCACCATCGCAAGGAG GGGCCGAACTGCGACGCCTGACGGCACCGGAGCCGGAGGTGGAGGTCAGAGCCCACGGCCAAAGCCACGGACACTCCCAGAGCCACGGACACTCCCACGGCCCCAcgctgccccccaaccccagaGCCACCGACATCGTCTGGATGGTGGTGTTGGGGGACGGCATCCACAACCTGAGCGATGGCGTGGCCATCG GAGCCGCCTTCTCCCACAGCCTCTCCAGTGGGCTCAGCACCGCGCTGGCCGTGCTGTGCCACGAGCTGCCCCACGAGCTGG GTGACCTGGCCGTGCTGCTGCGGGCGGGCACGGCGCCCcgcaccatcctgctcctcaACGCCCTCTCGGcgctgctctcctgcctgggGGCCGCGGCGGGGGCGGCCGTGGGGCAGAGCGCGGCCCACCTCACCCCTTGGATCCTCACCATCACCGCCGGCATCTTCCTCTACGTGGCCTTGGCCGACATG CTCTCCGAGGCGCTGCGGAGCACCGAGGGCCCCGGCGAGGGCACCTGGAGCCGCTTCTTCCTGCAGAACACGGGGTTCCTGCTGGGCAGCGGCATCATGGTGGCCATCGCCCTCGCCGAGGGCCACGTCCGCGCTTGGCTGCAGCCCTGA
- the NABP2 gene encoding SOSS complex subunit B1: MSAETLVKDVKPGLKNLNLIFIVLETGRVTKTKDGHEVRTCKVADKTGSINISVWDDVGNLIQPGDIIRLTKGYASVFKGCLTLYTGRGGDLQKIGEFCMVYSEVPNFSEPNPEYVAQQAQSKGAQNESANPATSQTPPGPPAAPTAPDSQNGNGLSTGGPTHPPAAAHPPSGRITRSQPGHPGPPAGPVSNGKETRRSSKR; encoded by the exons ATGAGCGCCGAGACGCTGGTGAAGGACGTGAAACCGgggctgaagaacctcaatCTCATCTTCATTGTCCTGGAGACCG GCCGGGTAACGAAGACGAAGGATGGGCACGAGGTACGGACGTGCAAGGTGGCCGACAAGACCGGGAGCATCAACATCTCGGTGTGGGACGACGTGGGGAACCTCATCCAGCCGGGGGACATCATCCGCCTCACCAAAGG CTACGCCTCCGTCTTCAAGGGCTGCCTGACGCTCTACACCGGCCGTGGGGGGGACCTGCAGAAGATCGGGGA GTTCTGCATGGTTTATTCTGAGGTGCCCAACTTCAGCGAGCCCAACCCCGAGTACGTGGCGCAGCAGGCGCAGAGCAAAGGG GCCCAGAACGAGAGCGCAAATCCAGCCACATCGCAGACCCCCCCGGGGCCCCCCGCAGCACCCACAG CCCCCGACAGCCAGAACGGGAACGGGCTGAGCACGGGGGGCCCCACGCACCCCCCCGCCGCCGCGCACCCCCCGAGCGGCCGCATCACACGCAGCCAGCCCGGCCACCCGGGCCCCCCCGCCGGCCCCGTCAGCAACGGCAAGGAGACACGTAGGAGCAGCAAGAGATAA
- the RNF41 gene encoding E3 ubiquitin-protein ligase NRDP1, translating to MGYDVTRFQGDVDEDLICPICSGVLEEPVQAPHCEHAFCNACITQWFSQQQTCPVDRSVVTVAHLRPVPRIMRNMLSKLQITCDNAVFGCTAVVRLDNLMSHLNDCEHNPKRPVTCEQGCGLEMPKDELPNHNCIKHLRSVVQQQQTRIAELEKTSAEHKHQLAEQKRDIQLLKAYMRAIRSVNPNLQNLEETIEYNEILEWVNSLQPARVTRWGGMISTPDAVLQAVIKRSLVESGCPTSIINELIENAHERNWPQGLATLETRQMNRRYYENYVAKRIPGKQAVVVMACENQHMGEDMVLEPGLVMIFAHGVEEI from the exons ATGGGGTATGATGTAACACGCTTCCAGGGGGACGTGGATGAAGACCTCATATGCCCCATCTGCAGCGGGGTCCTGGAGGAGCCGGTTCAG gctCCCCACTGCGAGCACGCCTTCTGCAATGCCTGCATCACGCAGTGGTTCTCCCAGCAGCAGACGTGCCCTGTGGACCGCAGCGTGGTGACGGTCGCCCACCTCCGCCCCGTCCCGCGGATCATGCGGAATATGCTTTCGAAACTGCAGATCACTTGCGACAACGCTGTTTTCGGCTGCACGGCAGTCGTACGACTCGACAACCTAATGTCTCACCTCAACGACTGCGAGCACAATCCCAAGCGCCCGGTGACGTGCGAGCAGGGATGCGG CTTGGAAATGCCCAAAGATGAGCTCCCAAACCACAACTGCATCAAGCACCTGAGGTctgtggtgcagcagcagcagacgAGGATTGCTGAGCTGGAGAAGACCTCGGCAGAACACAAGCACCAGCTGGCCGAGCAG AAGCGGGATATCCAGCTGCTGAAGGCCTACATGCGCGCCATCCGCAGTGTCAACCCCAACCTGCAGAACCTGGAGGAGACCATCGAGTACAACGAGATCCTGGA gtgGGTGAATTCCCTGCAGCCGGCCCGGGTGACGCGGTGGGGCGGGATGATCTCCACGCCGGATGCGGTGTTGCAGGCCGTCATCAAGCGCTCGCTGGTGGAGAGCGGCTGCCCCACATCCATCATCAATGAGCTGATCGAGAACGCCCACGAGCGGAACTGGCCGCAGGGCCTGGCTACGCTGGAGACACGCCAGATGAACCGGCGCTACTATGAGAACTATGTGGCCAAACGCATCCCCGGGAAGCAAGCGGTGGTGGTGATGGCCTGTGAAAACCAGCACATGGGTGAGGACATGGTGCTGGAGCCCGGGCTGGTGATGATATTTGCACACGGAGTGGAGGAAATCTAG